The sequence ACTACCGCCAAAACCTGGTGGAGACCGTTCGCGCCCTGATGGCGACGGGATGGGTGGAAACGGCGGATATCCCCAGATCCGATGACGATTCCGACACCCGCCGGCTCTGGACCTGGCTGGCCGACGACAGCCGCAGCCGGTTTCTGCGCTTCGTGGCCGATGCCTACTGGTCGTCGGATTGGGACGAGCAGACCGCCCGCCCCCACAACAAGTCCGCGATGCTCAAGCGCCTCAAGACCGGCAACGATCTGGACTTGATGATCGCCATGGGCACCTGGGCCGGGCAGGATCTGGCCAACAGCTACCACCAGGTGGCGGTGGTGGTGGCGGCGGCGGCCAACCCGATACAAGCCGGGATCATCAAAAGCGTCGAGGATTCCGGCTACGATCATGTCCTGGCCAAGATCGACCCCGCACGCTACCTGCGGCAGCTGCGGCTGTTTCACGACATCGTCGGCTTCAAACGCCTGGGGGTGGTCTACGACGACTCCGCTTCGGGGCGGGTTTACGCCAATCTCCAAGATGTCCAGCAGGTGGCCCGGGAGCGGGGGTTCGTGATTGTGGAATGCCAGGCCCAGGATCAGGGCAACACCGAGGCCGAGGCCGCCGCGGCCCTCTACGCCTGCTGGCAGGAGCTCGCACCGCGCATCGACGCCCTCTGGATCACCGTGCACCGCGGCGAAAACCCCCGGTTCATGCCCGAATCGCTGGCGCCGCTTTTTGAACACCGGGTCCCCACCTGGACCCGCCGGGGCAGCGACCAGGTGCGGCGCGGGGTCCTGATGAGCATCTCGCGCAAGAACCTCAGGGGGCTGGGGCAATATTACGCCAGCGTGATCGCCAAGATCTTCAACGGTGCCCGTCCTTGCGATCTGGACCCGGTTTACAAGGAGCCCCTCAAGATCGCCATCAACCTGGAGACGGCCGCACGGATCGGGTACACCCCGCCCCGGGCCATTCTGACCGTGGCCGATGAAATTTACCGCGAGATCGAATCCGGCCCCATGTCCCCCTAAAGGCAGGCTGTCGTTATGGTGTACGCGCACAAATCCCTTTTTTTTCGCGTCATCGCCATCGCCCTTCTCTTCGGGGGCCTTTTCTGGGTTTTTGACGGCGCCTTTTCCTACTATTACTTCCATCGCCATCTGCGCTTCCTGCTGCTCGAGGGGCCCGAGACCCTTCTGGACGCCATCGTTTTCAAGGTGCCCTACCGGGATCTCTTCACGCGGGTTTCCTTCATGGTGGCCGCTTTGCTGGGCGGGCTGATGGCGGCCGGCTTTCTGCAGCGCCTGAAAAAAAGTCAGCTGGAACTCAGCCGCAGCAACGAGGCGGCGCGCGCGATACTCAACGCCACCGCCGACCAGGCTATGCTGCTGGAGACCGACGGCACCATCGTCGCCTGCAATCAGGTGCTCCTGCGGGACCTGGGCAAACCGCGGCAGGAGGTCATCGGTCGCGACCTTTTTGCGTTCATCCCCCACCATCTGGCCGTCACCCGCCGGGCCATGATCCAGGAGGTCGTCGAGACCGGCCTGCCGCGGCAGTTCAGTGACGAAAGCGGCGGGCGCAAGCTGGAAAACCGGATCTTTCCGGTTTTCAACGCCGCCGGTCAGACCTCCCGGATCGTCTATTTCGCCCACGACTACACCGAACGCTGGATGGCCGAGAAAGAGAAGGAAAAACTCAAGGAGCAGCTGTCGCGCTCGCGCAAAATGGAGGCCCTGGGGCTTCTGGCCGGCGGCGTGGCCCACGACCTCAACAACGTGCTCTCCGGGATCGTCAGCTACCCGGAGCTGATTCTGCTGGACCTGCCCCGTGAAAGCCCGTTTCGCAGACCCATCCTGACCATCCAGGAGTCCGGCCAAAAAGCCGCCGCCATCGTCGAGGACCTCCTGACCCTCGCCCGTCGGGGGGTCAACAAAAACGAGGTGGTCAACCTAAACGCCATCGTCCAGGAATACCTCGGCTCGCCCGAATACCAGAAGCTCAAGATGTACCACCTGGAGGTGGAGGTGACATCCGATCTGCCGTCGGATCTGAAAAACATCAACGGGTCGCCGGTTCATCTGAAAAAGACCGTCATGAACTTGGTTTCCAACGCCGCCGAGGCCCAGCCGGATGGCGGGTGCATCCGGATAGCGACCGAAAACCGGCTGTTGGAGGACAGTGTCCGGGGCTACGACACCATCCGGCCGGGGGAATACGTCGTTCTGCGGGTGGAAGACGAGGGCATCGGAATCGCCCCGGAGGACATGAACCGAATTTTCGAGCCCTTCTACACCAAAAAGGTCATGGGCCGCAGCGGCACCGGGTTGGGGATGGCGGTGGTCTGGGGCACGGTTCAGGACCACCACGGCCACATCAACCTGCGCAGCGCCAAAGGCCGCGGCACGACCTTCGAAATCTACTTCCCGGTCACCCGCAACAAGATGTTCGACAAGCTGGGGGAGCTTCCCCTGCAGGCCTACCTGGGGCGCAACGAATCGATCCTGGTGGTGGACGACATTCCCGAGCAGCGCGAAATCGCCTCCTCGATTCTAAAAAAACTGGGCTACTCGGTGACCACCGCCAGCAGCGGTGAGGACGCTCTCGCCCAGATGAGCCGGTGCCCGGTGGACCTGCTGGTGCTCGACATGATCATGGAGCCCGGGATGGACGGGCTGGAAACCTACCAGCGGGTCATCAAGCGCCATCCGTCCCAGCGGGCGGTCATCGCCAGCGGGTTTGCCGAGGATCACCGGGTCAAAAAGGCCATGGCGCTGGGCGTGACCCACTACATCCGCAAACCCTATACCCTCGAGAAAATCGGGCTGGCGGTCAAGGCGGCCCTGGAGAACTGACCGTGGTGCACAGGGGTCGATGGTCACTGGGGATGGCGCTGCTGGTCGGGGTTTGGCTGCTGGCGGCGGTGCCGGCGGCGCCGGCGGGGAGGGCTTTTCGCCTGGGCTACCTCGAAGGCGGTGCCTACTGGACCTACAGCCAGACAGCGGAGGCCCTGCGTCTGGAGCTCCAGCAGCGGGGCTGGGGGCAGCGGATCGACTACCCCGGCGACGCCCACTTCAGTCCGGGCTGGGAACATGAGGCCGAACTGGCCCGCTGCGCCCGTCACCTGATGGCCCGTGGCGACCTGGACTTGATCCTGGCCGCCGGCAGCGCCGCCACCGCGGCCCTGCTGGCGTGCAACAACGGCCGCACCCCGATCGTGGCCATGGCCGTCGCGGACCCGGTCAGGTCCGGTTTTGTGGTCAGCGAAACCGATTCCGGAATCGATAACTTCACCGTGCGCATCGTTCCCGGGCGCTACCGGCGGATGTTCGAGATCTTTCACACCGAGGTGGGCTTTTCCAAGCTCGGCCTGATGTATCACGACTCGGAAAATGGTCGTCAGTACGCCAACCTGGCCGATGCCCGCGAAGTCGCCGGCGAGCGCGGTTTCGCGATTCTGGCCTATCCCGAGGTGAGCCCGACGGAAACCACCGCGGAGTGTTTGGCCGGCATCCAGAGCCTGATCGCCCAGGGCATGGATGCCTTTTTCATCCCCCCCCTGGTGTGCTTCGACTGGTGCCAGTGCGACGTCGCCCGTCTGCTCGATCTGCTGACGGCACACCGCATCCCGACCTTTGCCCGCGAGGGCCAGCGGATGGTGCAGGCCGGCGCCCTGATGGGATTTGCCAGCTATGATTTCAGCAGCCGGGGCCGGTTTCTGGCCGAGCGCGTGATTCGCATACTGGAAGGCGCCCTGCCGCGGGCGCTGTCCATGGTGGACCATTCGATGCCCAAGATTTCGCTCAACCTGGCGGTGGCCAGGGAAATCGGCTTCGATCCGTCTTTTGATCTGCTGCGGTCCTGCGACGCGGTTTATGACGCCATCAGCCTGCCGGCCGACCGTCTGGTGAAATAGGGTGCGCTGGGCGCCGCGCAAGATCCGCCAAGGTGCCCCGCCGCGCTACCCTCGCCCATGAAATTTCATGCCCAAACCACGCTGGTGGCGCTGGCCATTCTCTGCGCCACCTTGCTGCTCAGCAGCTTTCTGAGCATTGCCGCTTTTGAGAGGATCTATGCCTCTGCCTTGATTTCAACTTACGAGATGGCCGCCAAAAGCCTCCAGCAGAAAATCGAAACCGGATTGAACTTCGGCAAGCCCCTGGGCAGCTTCAGCGGCATGGAGCGTCTTCTGACCGAGGTGCTGGTATTATCCCCTGAAATCACCAACGCCGGCGTCGCCGACCGCGACGGGTGGGTTCTCTATCACACCGACCCGGGCCGGGTGGGGCAGCGCCTCCTTGGGTCACCGGAATCGCAGGCGCCCTTCACTGCGGGCGCCACCCGTCGCAGGGGCAAGGTTTACGCCACCGAGATGCCCCTGCGGCGTCAGGCCCACGACCCGCTCGGGGTCCTTCAGGTCACCTTCTCCCGGGCTCCCCTCCATGACCGGCTTAAAACCATGGCCATCCAGACCCTGGGCGACCTTGTGCCCCTTTTGGCCGCGGCCGCGCTGCTGCTGGCCGCCCTGCTCTTCTTTGGCCTGACCAGACCCTTGAACCACCGGTTGCTGCAGCTTTCCAGGTGGCTGGAGACCCTTGGGCGGAAGGGCTGGGAAGCTCCTCCGGGGTATCCGGCCGCCCGGTGGGCCGACGCCGATGCCAACGGCCGCCTCCGGCGCTATGAACCCGATCAGCTGGCCTTTTGCTTGGCGAATTTTGCACGCCACGCGGGCCGGACCCTGGAAAAGACCGCCGCCCTGCAGACCGAAATCGAAGCGCTTGAAGTACGGCTGACAGCCCTCGAGTCCCAGCTCCGCCTCTCGCCCGGCGCCGGGCGGAAGACGCCATGAGTCACCTGGACATCAGTCTGCGGACCCGGATCTTTCTGGTGGTGATTTTGGTGATTGTCGCCGCCCAGGTGTTCAACGCGCGCCGCAGCGTGGCCCGTTTTCAGACCAGCTACCTCAAAGCCCTGGAGGAGCAATGCCAGCGGCTGGGGGCCTTTCTGGAGCGGGATTTTGAGCACGCACTGGGCCTCGGGGTGCCGCTGACCCGCCTGGGGCGGCTGGAGCAGACCCTGGGTGCGGTGCTGGCCGCCACCCCCGAACTGGCCGTGATCGCGGTTTTGGACGTGGCCGGCAATGTGGTCTGCGCGGTGGCGCCCACGGGTGCGCTGTCGCCTCATCCGGGACGCGCGGGGCTCCCGCCGATCGCGCCGGAGACGTTGCTTGCACTGCGGCGGCTGGGGATTTCGGCGGACGCCCTGGAGACCCGGGTGCCGCTTCGCGCCCCCGGCCAGAGACTGGTCGCCGGCCACCTGTATCTGCGCCTTGCGCCCGATCTCTTGCTGCAACGGTCCCGCGGGATTTGGCTGGACATGCTGACCATCATGCTGGTTTCCCTGCTGGTGACCTTCGAGGCCTTGACCTTTTTTGTGGCCGAGCGCATTGGGCGTCCGCTGGACCGGGTGCTGGCGGCGGTCAACCGCTCGATTTACCGCCAGAGCCCTGTCGTCGACCCGGCCGGGGACCTGACCCCCGCCCTCGGACGGATGGTCTCGGCCTTCAACGGTTGCATGCAGCGCTACCTGGACGCCCTCGCACCGCTGGGAAACCTGCGGCGGCGGGCCGAAGCCGCCCGCCGGCGGCTTGATCAGCTTGCTGTCCGGCCCGCGGCGCCAACGGCCGCCTGCGTTGCAACCGTGGGCACAGCCGATTTGCGTGCGACGGTCGCGGCTCTGCAGCGGCAGGCGGCCGATCTCGTCAGCCGCCTGGCACCGGCCGCCATCCAGGCGCTGCCTTCGGACTGGCGCCGGGTGTCCCGCGACGCCCTGCCGAAGCAGATGCCCTGCGGTTGGATCCGGCCGCTGATCTTTCTCTTTATCATCGCCGATGCCTTCTGCATCTCCTTTTTCCCCCTCTATGTCGAAACCCTCTACGCCCCCGTCCGGGGGGTGTCTCGGGAAGTGGTGATCGGGCTTCCCATTTCGGTTTTCATGGCGGTCTTCGCCCTCAGCATGCCGCTTACCGGTAGCTGGTCGGAGCGCGTCGGCTGGTGCCGGCCGCTGCTGGCGGGCATCGTTTTCAACGCCGTTGGCCTGCTGCTGACCGCCGCTGCGGGCAGCATCGCGCAGTTGGTGGTTTTCCGGGCGGTTACGGCGCTGGGCTTCGGGATGGTGTTCATGGCCTGCCAGCGTTTCGTGATCGACAACACCTCGGTGCGGGAGCGTGCAGTGGGGATGGCGGCTTTTCTGGCGGCCTTTTTCGGGGGAGACATCTGCGGTACGGTAATGGGCGGGGTGCTGGCCGATCGCATCGGCTACCGCAGTATCTTTCTGCTCAGCGGCGGGGTGTCGCTCTTGGCCCTGGCGCTCGGGGTTCTGCTTTTCAGGCACGCCTGGAGGGTCCCGCCCAAACCCGCCGTCCAACGCGGCTGGCCCCTGCGCGGCGCCTTGAAAGTGCTGCTGGACCGCGAATTTTGTGCGGTGGTCTGGTTGCAGGCGATCCCCGCCAAGATCGTTCTGATCGGGGTGCTGTTCTATTTCGTGCCCCTTTACCTGCGCCAGGGGGCCGCCTCCCAGGGGGACATCGGCCGGGTGATCATCTGCTACGGTCTATCCATGGTGTTTCTTGGCCCCCTCTTTTACCGCTGCTGCGATCGTCCGGCCTACCGCAAATACTACATCGGTGTCGGCGGCCTTCTGACCGCCCTTGCGCTGTCGGTTTTTCTCTTTTTTTCCGGCGTGGGGGCGGCGGTCTTCCTGGCCGCGATGCTGGGTCTGGCCCACACCTTTTCGGTGTCCTCGCAGGCCGCCTTCATCACCGAAACCCGGGTGGCCAAAGCCATGGGGGAGGGGGCCGGGATGGGGCTCTTTCGTTTCTGGGAACGGGTCGGCAACGTGGCCGGGCCGCTGGTGGTCGGCGGGTTGATCAGCCGCCTGGGGTATGAAAGCGCGATGGTTGCCCTGGCGGCCTTTTCGCTGGCCGCCAGCCTGGCCTATCTCGCGGTGATTGGCGGGCCCTGGCGCTTGCGGCCTCAGGCCAGGAGGCTCAAATAAACCGCTTCGCCGTTTTTAAGACCCAACAGGGCCATCACCTCCCCGGGCAGGGCGGCGTTGCCGCCGCTCGCCCGGACCGGGTACTGCCCGCCGAAAAAACGGTCCCCGCGCATGAACCCCAGCAGCGCCGACTGGGTGCAGTCCCTGCGGCCCGTTTCCGATACCCGGTAGAAGCGGCCGTTTTTGACGATGCTGATCTCCGCCAGGGGGGCTTCGTAGTGCAGCGCACCGTCCATGGGATCCACCCGCCGGCCGTAGGTGAAGCCGACCTTCTCCAGGATTCGCTGCTCCGGTTTGCCCGAGTCCAGCACCTGGTCCCGGTTGCGCTGCAAACCGCAGCCGTTGGCAGGCAGGCGGATGGGGGTGGCGGGGAAATGGCGCGGGATGAAATCGCGGCGCTTCTGGCGGGTCAATTCAAAGGCCTCGGCGTAGCGCATGCCGGTGAAATGTCCGCCCAGCGCATCCCAGAAACGGTTGGAGCCGTCCGCTGCAACGGGTGCCATCAGCTCCGAGAGCACTGTCGGTTCGAAACGCTGGGGCTGCATCCCCATAAACACGAAGCGGATCAGGCTGATCTGCTTGCCGCGTTTCTCCGGCATGCCGCGGTAGCGCCGGTCGAGCACCAGGCCGCCGATGGCGCTGAGGCCCCCCGTGCGCACCCCGAGGGTCAATTCCTGGCCCTGGGAGGTGTCGCGCACTTCAAAAAAATAATGGGGTGTCCGGGGGGTCGCATAGCGTGCGATGATCAGCGAGGTTCCCACCACCTCGCCGCTGGCGACATCTTCCAGGACGAAGAGATATTCCGCGGATGGCGGCGGGTTGGCGGAAAAGGCCTGGAGGCTGCGGGCGATTTTTATCGTCAGGATGTCTTCGTCCGGCGGCAGGTTTACCAGTGACGCCTGGGGCGCCAGCCTCATCAGGTCTTTCAGATCGCGGCGGGCGGCGCTTCGGATGAGAAATCGGATGTTCATGGGCGGCGGATACCGTTGCGGCAGAGGGGTTCAGGACTGCGGCGGGGTATTTCAGGCCGGGGTTGGGGCAGGGTCGGCGACCCCGAAAGTTCTTGAATTGGGGAGGACAAAAAAGTAGAGTTTCCCAATTTTTACCAAAATTGATGGGCCGATAAAAATTAAAAAATCAGGCAGTTTCGTAGGGACTGAATACACCGCCCGCTATCCGAA comes from Desulfobacteraceae bacterium and encodes:
- a CDS encoding ABC transporter substrate-binding protein, encoding MRKAIQATVCLLFLSLLTPLCGLTDDRQFYPTTPRLNNGQKWRIGYCEGGPYLDYRQNLVETVRALMATGWVETADIPRSDDDSDTRRLWTWLADDSRSRFLRFVADAYWSSDWDEQTARPHNKSAMLKRLKTGNDLDLMIAMGTWAGQDLANSYHQVAVVVAAAANPIQAGIIKSVEDSGYDHVLAKIDPARYLRQLRLFHDIVGFKRLGVVYDDSASGRVYANLQDVQQVARERGFVIVECQAQDQGNTEAEAAAALYACWQELAPRIDALWITVHRGENPRFMPESLAPLFEHRVPTWTRRGSDQVRRGVLMSISRKNLRGLGQYYASVIAKIFNGARPCDLDPVYKEPLKIAINLETAARIGYTPPRAILTVADEIYREIESGPMSP
- a CDS encoding response regulator: MVYAHKSLFFRVIAIALLFGGLFWVFDGAFSYYYFHRHLRFLLLEGPETLLDAIVFKVPYRDLFTRVSFMVAALLGGLMAAGFLQRLKKSQLELSRSNEAARAILNATADQAMLLETDGTIVACNQVLLRDLGKPRQEVIGRDLFAFIPHHLAVTRRAMIQEVVETGLPRQFSDESGGRKLENRIFPVFNAAGQTSRIVYFAHDYTERWMAEKEKEKLKEQLSRSRKMEALGLLAGGVAHDLNNVLSGIVSYPELILLDLPRESPFRRPILTIQESGQKAAAIVEDLLTLARRGVNKNEVVNLNAIVQEYLGSPEYQKLKMYHLEVEVTSDLPSDLKNINGSPVHLKKTVMNLVSNAAEAQPDGGCIRIATENRLLEDSVRGYDTIRPGEYVVLRVEDEGIGIAPEDMNRIFEPFYTKKVMGRSGTGLGMAVVWGTVQDHHGHINLRSAKGRGTTFEIYFPVTRNKMFDKLGELPLQAYLGRNESILVVDDIPEQREIASSILKKLGYSVTTASSGEDALAQMSRCPVDLLVLDMIMEPGMDGLETYQRVIKRHPSQRAVIASGFAEDHRVKKAMALGVTHYIRKPYTLEKIGLAVKAALEN
- a CDS encoding MFS transporter, producing MSHLDISLRTRIFLVVILVIVAAQVFNARRSVARFQTSYLKALEEQCQRLGAFLERDFEHALGLGVPLTRLGRLEQTLGAVLAATPELAVIAVLDVAGNVVCAVAPTGALSPHPGRAGLPPIAPETLLALRRLGISADALETRVPLRAPGQRLVAGHLYLRLAPDLLLQRSRGIWLDMLTIMLVSLLVTFEALTFFVAERIGRPLDRVLAAVNRSIYRQSPVVDPAGDLTPALGRMVSAFNGCMQRYLDALAPLGNLRRRAEAARRRLDQLAVRPAAPTAACVATVGTADLRATVAALQRQAADLVSRLAPAAIQALPSDWRRVSRDALPKQMPCGWIRPLIFLFIIADAFCISFFPLYVETLYAPVRGVSREVVIGLPISVFMAVFALSMPLTGSWSERVGWCRPLLAGIVFNAVGLLLTAAAGSIAQLVVFRAVTALGFGMVFMACQRFVIDNTSVRERAVGMAAFLAAFFGGDICGTVMGGVLADRIGYRSIFLLSGGVSLLALALGVLLFRHAWRVPPKPAVQRGWPLRGALKVLLDREFCAVVWLQAIPAKIVLIGVLFYFVPLYLRQGAASQGDIGRVIICYGLSMVFLGPLFYRCCDRPAYRKYYIGVGGLLTALALSVFLFFSGVGAAVFLAAMLGLAHTFSVSSQAAFITETRVAKAMGEGAGMGLFRFWERVGNVAGPLVVGGLISRLGYESAMVALAAFSLAASLAYLAVIGGPWRLRPQARRLK
- a CDS encoding arginine N-succinyltransferase, translating into MNIRFLIRSAARRDLKDLMRLAPQASLVNLPPDEDILTIKIARSLQAFSANPPPSAEYLFVLEDVASGEVVGTSLIIARYATPRTPHYFFEVRDTSQGQELTLGVRTGGLSAIGGLVLDRRYRGMPEKRGKQISLIRFVFMGMQPQRFEPTVLSELMAPVAADGSNRFWDALGGHFTGMRYAEAFELTRQKRRDFIPRHFPATPIRLPANGCGLQRNRDQVLDSGKPEQRILEKVGFTYGRRVDPMDGALHYEAPLAEISIVKNGRFYRVSETGRRDCTQSALLGFMRGDRFFGGQYPVRASGGNAALPGEVMALLGLKNGEAVYLSLLA